The Ursus arctos isolate Adak ecotype North America unplaced genomic scaffold, UrsArc2.0 scaffold_18, whole genome shotgun sequence genomic sequence TTTCTTCTATAGCAGGGGAAAGATGAGGCTACAGTTCTCCAAGAGGAGGCAGGCAAGAAGGAATCACTGCAGTCAGGTGGGTTTTGCACAAGTCTGTGTTCGGCAGGGGTTTAGGGGACAGCAGAAGGTATAAATAACCAttgctctccttttctcccttaccCCCAGAGCAACAGCTGGCCCAGTTGACACAACAGCTGGCCCAGACAGAGCAACACCTGAACAATCTGATGGCCCAACTGGACCCCCTTTTTGAGCGGTAAGAGCAATGGCCCTGTGGCCGGGGGAGCTTTGTGATAGGTGGAAGAGGTGGGGACAGAGATCGGCTGGCCTCTGAGTGGATATTTCTACAGTGTGACTACCCTGGCTGGAGCCCAGCAGGAGCTTCTGAATATGAAGCTTCAGACCATCCACCAGCTGTTACAAGACAGCAAGCCAAACAAGGGTGTGGACGTTCCAGAACCAGGTAAAGGGTTGGGTGGTGAGAGTCTGGTGGAGGTAGAGACAGTCTCTGAGATAGGAATATGCCTGATCTTTCCCCTCACAGAGGCCAGCGTACCCTTTCCTGAGGACTTATGtatagaggaggaggaggctggtgaCAGTCAGGCCTGGGAGGAGCCCTTAAACTGGAGCACAGAGACAAGAAACCTAGCCACTCCCTGGGAAGTGGAGCAGGGGCTAAGGAGAAGATGCAGCAAGGCTGTGGGAAGGGCCGCAGTCACGGCCCCCACCGGCAAGGAGAAATGGCAGCTGAAGGTTTAGTAAAACAGTCTGTTCTTGTGACTGGATACTCCTGTGTGCTTTTTCCATTCCAGCTGGTCCTACACACACCCTTACTAGGTGCCCAAGAACAACTGGGCCTTCTTGAAAACCTTCCCTTATTAGGATAAAAAGAGGCCACCTTCCAGTGTGAGAGCT encodes the following:
- the CCDC107 gene encoding coiled-coil domain-containing protein 107 isoform X1, giving the protein MAGSVCLAGLLGLLLVSALPGVLGDRRSPDLRVHPGDPAQVGPEATEPRRRPPPKDQRERARAGALPLGALYTAAVVAFVLYKCLQQGKDEATVLQEEAGKKESLQSEQQLAQLTQQLAQTEQHLNNLMAQLDPLFERVTTLAGAQQELLNMKLQTIHQLLQDSKPNKGVDVPEPEASVPFPEDLCIEEEEAGDSQAWEEPLNWSTETRNLATPWEVEQGLRRRCSKAVGRAAVTAPTGKEKWQLKV
- the CCDC107 gene encoding coiled-coil domain-containing protein 107 isoform X2, which codes for MAGSVCLAGLLGLLLVSALPGVLGDRRSPDLRVHPGDPAQVGPEATEPRRRPPPKDQRERARAGALPLGALYTAAVVAFVLYKCLQGKDEATVLQEEAGKKESLQSEQQLAQLTQQLAQTEQHLNNLMAQLDPLFERVTTLAGAQQELLNMKLQTIHQLLQDSKPNKGVDVPEPEASVPFPEDLCIEEEEAGDSQAWEEPLNWSTETRNLATPWEVEQGLRRRCSKAVGRAAVTAPTGKEKWQLKV